The following are encoded together in the Pseudoalteromonas shioyasakiensis genome:
- the tolR gene encoding protein TolR encodes MYQRKKRRPVGEINVVPYIDVMLVLLIIFMATAPLITHGVKVDLPKMEESDLVDTKDTPPIIASIDADGKYYVSVGTDPEAPMEALDVAAVIKLQLQKNPDTPVMIKGSGKVSYQEVLLLMDFLKNAGVPSVGLMTESFEG; translated from the coding sequence ATGTACCAGCGTAAGAAACGTCGCCCAGTAGGTGAGATAAACGTAGTTCCTTACATTGACGTAATGTTGGTACTACTTATTATATTTATGGCAACTGCGCCACTTATTACTCATGGTGTAAAAGTGGATTTGCCGAAAATGGAAGAATCAGATTTAGTTGATACCAAAGACACGCCACCTATTATTGCGTCAATTGATGCTGATGGTAAGTATTATGTAAGTGTTGGCACAGATCCAGAAGCGCCAATGGAAGCGTTGGATGTAGCTGCGGTAATTAAACTTCAGCTACAAAAAAATCCGGATACACCTGTGATGATCAAAGGCTCGGGCAAAGTTTCTTATCAAGAAGTTCTGCTGCTTATGGACTTTTTGAAAAATGCTGGTGTGCCTTCAGTGGGTCTAATGACCGAGTCATTTGAGGGTTAG
- the tolQ gene encoding protein TolQ, with protein sequence MGSGLNFLDLILEASVLVQLVMLALVGMSVMSWAIIFQRKKAISDALNGAKRFEQKFWSGIDLSKLYNEVSARPGGASGVEALFVAGFKEFARHKKNSLQSASIVMEGTHRSMRVALSREVEKLESSLSFLATVGSISPYIGLFGTVWGIMNAFIALGEVKQATLQMVAPGIAEALIATAMGLFAAIPAVIAYNRFANKVEKLEGNYINFMEEFANILHRQAAAQIEAKANVPA encoded by the coding sequence GTGGGATCAGGGCTTAACTTTTTAGATCTTATTCTAGAAGCCAGTGTACTTGTCCAGCTAGTAATGTTGGCATTAGTCGGTATGTCGGTAATGTCATGGGCAATTATCTTTCAACGTAAAAAAGCGATTTCTGATGCACTTAATGGCGCGAAGCGCTTTGAGCAGAAGTTTTGGTCAGGTATTGATTTAAGTAAATTATATAACGAAGTATCAGCTCGTCCTGGTGGTGCATCAGGTGTTGAAGCATTATTCGTTGCTGGTTTTAAAGAGTTTGCACGTCATAAGAAAAATTCACTACAAAGTGCAAGCATCGTTATGGAAGGCACACACCGTTCAATGCGTGTTGCTTTATCGCGAGAAGTTGAAAAACTTGAGTCAAGTTTATCGTTTTTAGCAACAGTGGGTTCAATTAGCCCTTATATCGGTCTATTTGGTACGGTATGGGGTATCATGAACGCATTCATCGCGTTAGGTGAAGTTAAGCAAGCTACCCTACAAATGGTAGCGCCAGGTATTGCCGAAGCACTGATTGCAACAGCAATGGGTTTATTTGCTGCAATTCCAGCTGTTATTGCTTACAACCGTTTTGCAAACAAAGTAGAAAAGCTTGAGGGTAATTACATTAACTTCATGGAAGAGTTCGCCAATATTTTACACCGCCAAGCAGCTGCGCAAATAGAGGCTAAAGCGAATGTACCAGCGTAA
- the ruvB gene encoding Holliday junction branch migration DNA helicase RuvB: MIEADRLIDASEQSNEDSVDRAIRPKLLTDYTGQPHVKQQMEIFIEAARHRGEALDHLLIFGPPGLGKTTLANIVANELNVNIKTTSGPVLEKAGDLAALLTNLEEGDVLFIDEIHRLSPQVEEILYPAMEDYQLDIMIGEGPAARSIKLDLPPFTLIGATTRAGSLTSPLRDRFGIVQRLEFYSVEDLSKIVARSARFLDLTMCDEGATEIAKRSRGTPRIANRLLRRVRDYTQVKSDGKVNATVAEQALDMIDVDKSGFDYMDRKYLLAIIEKFMGGPVGLDNLAAAIGEEKETIEDVIEPFLIQQGFIQRTPRGRLVSDIAYLHFGLTPDK; encoded by the coding sequence ATGATTGAAGCAGATCGCTTAATAGATGCGAGTGAACAAAGTAACGAAGACAGTGTTGATCGTGCCATACGACCAAAGCTGTTAACCGATTACACAGGCCAGCCGCATGTTAAGCAACAAATGGAAATTTTTATTGAGGCGGCTCGCCATCGTGGCGAAGCGCTGGATCACTTATTAATATTTGGTCCGCCGGGTCTTGGTAAAACCACACTTGCAAACATTGTAGCCAACGAGCTTAACGTTAATATCAAAACAACGTCGGGGCCAGTACTCGAAAAAGCAGGCGATTTAGCCGCGCTTTTAACGAACCTTGAAGAAGGTGACGTACTGTTTATTGACGAAATACATCGTTTGAGCCCGCAAGTCGAAGAGATTTTGTATCCCGCAATGGAAGATTATCAGCTGGATATAATGATAGGTGAAGGCCCCGCAGCGCGCTCTATAAAGCTTGATTTACCGCCATTTACTTTAATTGGTGCAACTACTCGTGCAGGCTCACTCACCTCACCACTTAGAGACCGTTTTGGTATTGTTCAGCGATTAGAGTTTTATTCTGTTGAAGACTTATCAAAAATTGTAGCCCGTTCAGCACGCTTTTTAGACTTAACCATGTGCGATGAAGGGGCAACCGAAATCGCCAAGCGCTCACGCGGTACACCGCGCATAGCAAACCGTTTATTACGCCGCGTTCGTGATTACACCCAAGTGAAATCAGACGGTAAAGTGAACGCCACAGTTGCAGAGCAAGCCCTCGATATGATTGATGTCGATAAAAGCGGTTTTGACTATATGGATAGAAAATACCTGTTAGCTATTATCGAAAAATTTATGGGCGGCCCAGTTGGCCTTGATAACCTAGCGGCTGCAATTGGTGAAGAAAAAGAAACCATTGAAGATGTAATAGAGCCGTTTTTAATTCAACAAGGCTTTATTCAACGCACCCCGCGCGGACGACTCGTTTCAGATATTGCTTATTTACACTTTGGGTTAACGCCAGATAAGTAA
- the ruvA gene encoding Holliday junction branch migration protein RuvA, producing the protein MIGRLNGLLVEKQPPEILIEVSGVGYEVQMPMTCFYDLPAVGEQAIIYTHFVVREDAQLLFGFNNKTERALFRELLKANGVGPKLGLAILSGMSAQQFVSCVNNEDATTLVKLPGVGKKTAERLVLEMKDRLKDWGNDLFTPFSDNAVIEPSSDDTLVANNAADDAVSALVALGYKLPQAQKAVKTVNKPDMATEVLIKEALKSML; encoded by the coding sequence ATGATTGGTCGATTAAATGGCTTACTAGTTGAAAAGCAACCGCCAGAAATTCTTATCGAAGTAAGTGGTGTGGGCTACGAAGTACAAATGCCGATGACCTGCTTTTATGATTTACCGGCAGTGGGTGAGCAAGCGATTATTTATACCCATTTTGTGGTACGTGAAGATGCCCAGCTATTATTTGGTTTTAATAATAAAACCGAACGCGCATTATTTAGAGAGCTATTAAAAGCCAATGGTGTTGGGCCAAAACTTGGTCTTGCGATTTTATCGGGGATGTCGGCACAGCAATTCGTAAGTTGTGTTAACAATGAAGATGCAACCACACTGGTTAAACTGCCGGGTGTTGGTAAAAAAACGGCTGAGCGTTTAGTGCTCGAAATGAAAGACAGACTCAAAGATTGGGGTAATGACTTATTTACACCATTTAGCGATAATGCCGTCATTGAGCCATCAAGTGATGATACCCTAGTGGCAAATAATGCTGCAGATGACGCTGTATCAGCACTTGTGGCATTAGGCTATAAGCTACCGCAAGCACAAAAAGCGGTTAAAACAGTGAACAAACCAGATATGGCGACCGAGGTTCTAATTAAAGAAGCTCTTAAATCAATGTTGTGA